A region of bacterium DNA encodes the following proteins:
- a CDS encoding PBP1A family penicillin-binding protein — protein sequence MRPPRLLLALALLLPQFAAASWFSLPSADSIANFRPPASTRILDCKGRVIYDFYQEKRRPVQLESIPSCLRQSVVAIEDKRFYSHWGIDIERIPGLALSMVKHPGNIKGTSTITQQLARSMFLTPERSVDRKLKEIALAIELERHYSKSEILEMYFNQIWFGGSVYGVEAAAEKYFGKTAARLSPVECATLGAMLANPSAYSPYNHPDRLLIRRDFYLTKMFRLGCISQKELDAGLKHPLAVLPPGAGGNLAPYFVEEVRRYMMEKYGADFVYKSGAIIHTSLDLDMQQAANLALQSHLAQLEKDFNLRPTMADYDAEAKHDSTIGPPKYLQGALLAMDGRTGYIRALIGGRDFKHSEFDRAIQAKRQAGSAFKPFVYVAAIDSGMTAADIGLDSALTLKVPGQPDYQPHDYDGTFMGRMTLRRALALSRNLVAVRLIAKVGPEVVAHYANLMGITETLQPYLSLALGSVEVSLMDLVDSYNTLASNGIKVKPIMITRVEDAHGDVLEDNRPEEQAVLRPQTAYVLTNMMESVVNEGTATEIRQLGYDGLAAGKTGTTDDYADAWFIGFTPQITCGVWVGFDKKKTIFSGATGGVVAAPIWGDFMKTVNPDTLPSDSFPVPDSVTTVAICEQTGLRATPYCPRVRYEVFITGTDPTAFCTLHSRRTAAPPPESKPQAPPPKTKSKGTKSKGQSKA from the coding sequence ATGAGACCTCCACGCCTGCTGCTTGCGCTGGCCCTGCTTCTCCCTCAGTTCGCCGCTGCCAGTTGGTTTTCATTGCCTTCTGCCGACAGCATCGCCAACTTCCGCCCGCCGGCCAGCACCCGCATCCTCGACTGCAAGGGCCGCGTCATCTACGACTTCTACCAGGAGAAGCGACGTCCGGTCCAGCTTGAGTCCATACCGTCGTGCCTGCGACAGTCAGTCGTGGCAATTGAGGACAAGCGGTTCTACTCGCACTGGGGAATCGACATCGAGCGGATACCGGGGCTGGCGCTCAGCATGGTGAAACATCCCGGCAACATCAAGGGAACGTCGACCATCACCCAGCAACTCGCCCGCTCGATGTTCCTGACCCCGGAACGGAGCGTGGACCGCAAGCTGAAGGAGATAGCGCTCGCCATCGAGCTGGAGCGGCACTACTCGAAGTCGGAAATCCTCGAGATGTACTTCAACCAGATATGGTTCGGCGGCTCGGTCTACGGCGTCGAAGCCGCAGCCGAGAAGTACTTCGGCAAGACCGCTGCCCGCCTGAGCCCGGTGGAGTGCGCGACCCTCGGCGCGATGCTCGCCAATCCGTCGGCCTACTCGCCCTACAACCATCCGGACCGGCTGCTGATCCGTCGTGACTTCTACCTGACCAAGATGTTCCGGCTCGGCTGCATATCCCAGAAGGAGCTCGATGCCGGGCTCAAGCATCCGCTGGCGGTCCTTCCTCCCGGAGCCGGCGGCAATCTGGCCCCCTACTTTGTCGAAGAAGTCCGGCGCTACATGATGGAGAAGTACGGAGCCGACTTTGTATACAAGTCGGGGGCCATCATCCACACGTCCCTGGACCTCGACATGCAGCAGGCGGCCAATCTGGCTCTGCAGTCGCACCTCGCGCAGCTTGAGAAGGACTTCAACCTCAGGCCGACCATGGCCGACTATGACGCGGAGGCGAAACACGACTCAACCATCGGCCCGCCCAAGTACCTGCAGGGCGCGCTGCTGGCAATGGACGGGCGGACCGGGTACATCCGGGCGCTCATCGGCGGCCGGGACTTCAAGCACAGTGAGTTCGACCGGGCGATTCAGGCCAAGCGACAGGCAGGCTCGGCGTTCAAGCCGTTCGTGTACGTCGCCGCCATCGACAGCGGCATGACCGCCGCCGACATCGGCCTCGACTCCGCGCTGACGCTGAAGGTGCCGGGACAGCCCGACTACCAGCCGCACGACTACGACGGTACGTTCATGGGCCGGATGACCCTGCGCCGGGCGCTCGCGCTCTCGCGGAACCTCGTTGCCGTCCGCCTCATCGCCAAAGTCGGGCCCGAGGTCGTGGCACACTATGCAAACCTGATGGGGATTACCGAGACCCTGCAGCCGTACCTCTCGCTGGCACTGGGTTCGGTCGAAGTCTCGCTCATGGACCTCGTTGATTCGTACAACACGCTGGCCAGCAACGGCATAAAGGTCAAACCGATAATGATTACGCGGGTCGAGGACGCGCACGGCGACGTGCTTGAAGACAATCGGCCCGAGGAACAGGCCGTGCTTCGGCCCCAGACCGCATACGTGCTGACCAACATGATGGAGAGCGTAGTCAACGAAGGCACGGCCACCGAAATCAGGCAGCTCGGCTACGACGGGCTGGCCGCGGGCAAGACCGGCACGACCGACGACTACGCCGACGCCTGGTTCATCGGCTTCACACCGCAAATCACCTGCGGCGTGTGGGTCGGGTTTGACAAGAAGAAGACGATTTTCTCCGGCGCGACCGGCGGCGTGGTCGCGGCGCCGATCTGGGGCGATTTCATGAAGACGGTCAATCCGGACACGCTCCCATCGGACAGCTTCCCGGTTCCGGACAGCGTCACGACTGTGGCCATCTGCGAGCAGACCGGGCTGCGGGCGACGCCCTACTGTCCGCGCGTCCGCTACGAGGTCTTCATCACCGGAACAGACCCGACCGCCTTCTGTACCCTGCACTCGCGCCGCACGGCA